From Arachis stenosperma cultivar V10309 chromosome 2, arast.V10309.gnm1.PFL2, whole genome shotgun sequence, one genomic window encodes:
- the LOC130959828 gene encoding BEL1-like homeodomain protein 9: protein MAEEGFEGYHVPQQSRRDKLRVVVAHNQQHHHQQTTTLLESSSTPPTTTTTTSTSWYDPSSFIPSDLLTCAAATQQGHHGNFHLNNEPSKPNNTTNLFASSSAVKQEEQQRSGLMMMGFGVVTAINNASSSSSSSPSSNSSSVSLSHHHAYMDPQSSSTLHLNNPSIHVFGNNNNNNNPLFLYQPQNLRDFDNHGGYGGGGGGSGGGGEIMVFKPEPLSLSLSSHNHNHGSNNNNHNSNNNGNNLPLELNLQRYGAMICGGGGGVIPGLVVNSSGGGSGTSNEVSRSCSSVMVVPQMMGPFTGYASVLKGSRFLKPAQQLLEELCDVGVGVVGAEDKIIVADASLMEPPPTAASTTTPLMECLNHSHHEDPLLLADQHAAAAVESRKKSRLLTMLDEVYRRYRQYYQQMHAVVTSFEYVSGLTNAAPYASLAIKTMSKHFRCLKNAITDQLQFNNKTHFQLSNRKDESPRFGNNDRGPYGQRSGFIDHQPVWRPQRGLPERAVTLLRAWLFEHFLHPYPTDTDKLMLAKQTGLSRSQVSNWFINARVRLWKPMVEEIHMLETRQAQKNTQREEHSRNKSSDPLPSDNTTLVSDNPSTSAADKFQEAPYKRAMNELPSMAIRTQEQVNLACHGNQQVGIGVSMGSASNNVSLTLGLHQNHGIGLAEPFPLSAAQRFGLGLETNNEGYVLSGFESQNRHFGRDVIGGQLLHDFVG, encoded by the exons ATGGCTGAGGAGGGTTTTGAGGGTTACCATGTCCCACAACAAAGCAGAAGAGATAAGCTTAGAGTAGTTGTGGCTCACAACCAACAACACCACCATCAACAAACAACAACACTACTAGAATCTTCTTCCACTCCtcctactactactactactacttcTACTTCTTGGTACGACCCTTCTTCATTCATTCCCTCCGATTTATTAACCTGTGCAGCAGCAACACAACAAGGTCATCACGGTAATTTCCACCTCAACAACGAACCTTCTAAACCCAACAACACCACCAACTTATTCGCTTCTTCTTCTGCAGTGAAGCAGGAAGAACAACAACGTTCTGGTTTGATGATGATGGGCTTTGGTGTAGTAACCGCCATCAACaacgcttcttcttcttcatcttcttctccttcttctaacTCCTCTTCCGTTTCCCTTTCCCATCACCATGCTTACATGGATCCACAATCTTCTTCTACTCTGCATTTGAATAACCCGTCAATTCACGTTTTTgggaacaacaacaacaacaataatccGTTGTTTCTCTACCAGCCACAGAATCTCAGAGATTTCGATAACCATGGCGGTTacggtggtggtggtggtggcagCGGCGGAGGCGGTGAAATCATGGTGTTCAAGCCTGAACCATTATCTCTATCTCTCTCTTCCCACAACCATAACCATGGTAGTAACAATAACAATCATAACAGCAACAATAACGGCAATAATCTTCCTCTAGAACTGAATCTTCAGCGGTATGGGGCTATGATTtgcggtggtggtggtggtgtgaTTCCGGGGTTGGTGGTTAACAGTAGTGGTGGGGGTTCTGGTACTTCGAACGAAGTTTCTAGAAGCTGTTCGTCGGTAATGGTGGTACCACAAATGATGGGTCCATTTACGGGTTACGCTTCGGTGTTGAAGGGATCGAGGTTCTTGAAACCAGCACAGCAATTGTTAGAGGAGTTATGTGatgttggtgttggtgttgtTGGTGCTGAAGATAAGATCATTGTTGCTGATGCTTCGTTAATGGAACCTCCTCCTACTGCTGCTAGTACTACTACGCCATTAATGGAGTGCTTGAATCATTCTCATCATGAAGATCCTTTATTGCTTGCAGATCAGCatgctgctgctgctgttgAGAGTCGCAAGAAGTCAAGGCTCTTAACCATGCTTGATGAG GTTTATAGGAGGTACAGGCAATATTATCAGCAGATGCATGCAGTGGTAACATCGTTCGAGTATGTTTCGGGCCTCACGAATGCAGCTCCATATGCGAGTTTGGCCATAAAGACAATGTCCAAACACTTTAGATGTCTTAAGAATGCAATTACTGACCAGCTTCAGTTCAACAATAAGACTCATTTTCAACTAAGCAACAGGAAAGACGAGTCTCCGAGATTCGGCAACAATGATCGTGGCCCTTACGGCCAAAGGTCAGGGTTCATTGATCACCAACCTGTTTGGAGACCTCAAAGAGGACTCCCTGAGCGCGCCGTGACGCTTCTCAGGGCATGGCTATTCGAGCACTTTCTGCACCC TTACCCGACCGATACGGACAAGTTAATGTTGGCTAAACAAACTGGTTTATCTCGTAGCCAG GTGTCTAACTGGTTTATTAATGCAAGAGTAAGGCTGTGGAAaccaatggtggaagaaatacaCATGCTAGAAACCCGGCAAGCTCAGAAAAATACTCAAAGAGAAGAGCATAGTAGGAACAAGTCGAGCGATCCCTTGCCTTCAGATAACACAACTCTTGTTTCAGATAATCCATCGACCTCGGCCGCGGATAAATTTCAGGAGGCACCTTACAAGCGAGCTATGAACGAGCTTCCGAGCATGGCGATTAGGACTCAAGAACAAGTGAATCTTGCATGCCACGGCAACCAGCAAGTTGGCATTGGAGTGAGCATGGGGAGTGCTAGCAATAATGTGTCACTTACACTAGGCCTTCACCAAAATCATGGGATTGGTTTGGCCGAACCGTTTCCATTGAGCGCGGCTCAGCGCTTCGGCCTTGGTCTCGAAACCAATAATGAAGGCTATGTCCTGAGCGGTTTTGAATCGCAAAACCGGCATTTTGGAAGGGATGTTATTGGAGGGCAACTATTGCATGACTTTGTaggatga